The Saccharothrix variisporea genome has a segment encoding these proteins:
- a CDS encoding branched-chain amino acid ABC transporter substrate-binding protein, translating to MSGARLGRVLALAAASSLVLAACAGGGGGGTGGGDATTVKIGFMGDLTGENSAIVIPPYNGAKMAIDEYNAKNPKNKIELIKYDSQGKPDQATSLITKAVGTDKIVALIGPAFSGESKAIGGTLEENKIPSVSPSATNPGLAKNGWTYWHRVVANDDDQGPGIADFLIKAKSPKKAFVLSDDQEYSVGIAEAVTKTLKEKGVAVENDKFAKDASDYSSTVTKVKSANPDMIFFGGYYAQGGRLLKQLRDGGVNATFASGDGSLDQQLVSGAGATAAEGAVVGCPCNIPSSDVTGTLKTFFDNYKKSANADPAIYATEGYDAATAFIKAVEAGNTTSDAINNFLKTVSFEGVSKPIKFKANGEPENNDIFVYQVKGGVLKLLGPSASAKLEG from the coding sequence GTGTCAGGAGCACGACTCGGCCGAGTTCTCGCGCTGGCGGCGGCTTCGTCGCTGGTGCTTGCGGCTTGCGCCGGCGGCGGTGGCGGTGGCACGGGTGGCGGCGACGCCACGACGGTCAAGATCGGGTTCATGGGTGACCTGACGGGCGAGAACTCCGCCATCGTGATCCCGCCGTACAACGGCGCGAAGATGGCGATCGACGAGTACAACGCCAAGAACCCCAAGAACAAGATCGAGCTGATCAAGTACGACAGCCAGGGCAAGCCGGACCAGGCGACCTCGCTGATCACCAAGGCCGTCGGCACCGACAAGATCGTCGCCCTCATCGGCCCGGCGTTCTCCGGCGAGTCCAAGGCCATCGGCGGCACCCTGGAGGAGAACAAGATCCCCAGCGTCTCGCCGTCCGCCACGAACCCGGGCCTGGCGAAGAACGGCTGGACCTACTGGCACCGCGTCGTGGCCAACGACGACGACCAGGGCCCCGGCATCGCCGACTTCCTGATCAAGGCGAAGTCCCCGAAGAAGGCGTTCGTCCTCTCCGACGACCAGGAGTACAGCGTCGGCATCGCCGAGGCGGTCACCAAGACGCTGAAGGAGAAGGGCGTCGCGGTCGAGAACGACAAGTTCGCCAAGGACGCGTCGGACTACTCCTCGACCGTCACCAAGGTCAAGTCCGCCAACCCGGACATGATCTTCTTCGGTGGCTACTACGCCCAGGGCGGTCGCCTGCTCAAGCAGCTGCGCGATGGCGGCGTGAACGCGACCTTCGCCTCCGGTGACGGCTCGCTCGACCAGCAGCTGGTCAGCGGCGCGGGTGCGACTGCGGCCGAGGGCGCCGTCGTCGGCTGCCCCTGCAACATCCCGTCGTCCGACGTGACCGGCACGCTGAAGACGTTCTTCGACAACTACAAGAAGAGCGCCAACGCCGACCCGGCCATCTACGCCACCGAGGGCTACGACGCCGCGACCGCCTTCATCAAGGCCGTCGAGGCGGGCAACACCACCTCGGACGCGATCAACAACTTCCTCAAGACGGTCAGCTTCGAGGGCGTGTCCAAGCCGATCAAGTTCAAGGCCAACGGCGAGCCCGAGAACAACGACATCTTCGTCTACCAGGTCAAGGGTGGTGTCCTCAAGCTGCTCGGCCCGTCGGCCAGCGCCAAGCTCGAGGGCTGA
- a CDS encoding branched-chain amino acid ABC transporter permease: MLDDLYNQFLPSTVGGLVIGSIYALVALGYTMVYGVLRLINFAHSEIFMIGTFASLVTLLAFAPTAPLAGFAMVGMLVLLMLVSAAASGGAAVLLETVAYRPLRKRGATRLAALISAIGASLFLQELFALVVIPWLIDKPGRNQASAPRYVARDVLFKIGNAEVRLDHVIVIIAAVLVMITLDRVVNKTRIGRGIRATAQDPEAAVLMGVSIDNIVRVTFLLGGAMAGVAGSLYIMEIENTSYLIGFVLGIKAFTAAVLGGIGNLRGALLGGIVLGLIENWGAIFLGSEWKDVIAFTVLVVVLMFRPTGILGESLQKARA; encoded by the coding sequence ATGCTTGATGATCTGTACAACCAGTTCCTACCCAGCACGGTGGGTGGACTGGTGATCGGCTCGATCTACGCGCTGGTCGCCCTGGGCTACACGATGGTCTACGGCGTGCTGCGCCTGATCAACTTCGCGCATTCCGAGATCTTCATGATCGGCACCTTCGCGTCCCTGGTGACGCTGCTGGCGTTCGCGCCGACGGCTCCCCTCGCCGGGTTCGCGATGGTCGGGATGCTCGTGCTGTTGATGCTCGTGTCCGCCGCCGCCTCCGGTGGCGCCGCCGTCCTGCTGGAAACGGTGGCCTACCGGCCGCTGCGCAAGCGCGGTGCCACGCGGCTGGCCGCCCTGATCTCCGCGATCGGCGCGTCGCTGTTCCTGCAGGAGCTGTTCGCGCTGGTGGTGATCCCCTGGCTGATCGACAAGCCGGGCCGCAACCAGGCCTCCGCACCCCGCTACGTCGCCCGCGACGTGCTGTTCAAGATCGGCAACGCCGAGGTCCGGCTCGACCACGTCATCGTCATCATCGCCGCCGTCCTGGTCATGATCACCCTGGACCGGGTCGTGAACAAGACGCGGATCGGCCGCGGCATCCGGGCCACGGCCCAGGACCCCGAAGCGGCCGTCCTCATGGGCGTCAGCATCGACAACATCGTGCGGGTCACGTTCCTGCTCGGCGGCGCGATGGCCGGTGTGGCCGGTTCCCTCTACATCATGGAGATCGAGAACACCTCGTACCTCATCGGGTTCGTGCTCGGCATCAAGGCGTTCACCGCGGCCGTCCTCGGCGGCATCGGCAACCTGCGCGGCGCCCTGCTCGGCGGCATCGTGCTCGGTCTGATCGAGAACTGGGGCGCGATCTTCCTCGGTTCCGAGTGGAAGGACGTCATCGCGTTCACCGTCCTGGTGGTCGTGCTGATGTTCCGCCCGACCGGCATCCTCGGCGAATCGCTGCAAAAGGCACGCGCATGA
- a CDS encoding branched-chain amino acid ABC transporter permease, producing MKGDEVTRQETPAKRGGLSAVGHGFDRMRDWWEHAKVWQRYLVYIALVVGALILPAPAIGQFMSPGSDWTTVLVYPIGTYILLAVGLNVVVGQAGLLDLGFVAFFAIGGYSVAYYGTHFGWNYWATVVFGIALAAVSGVILGAPTLRLRGDYLAIVTLGFGEIVRITANNTDEIGGARGITGVPHPPPIFGTKFLLDPAPYYYLMVAAIALVIIFSVRLQKSRVGRAWAAIREDEDAAELMGVPTFKFKLLAFAIGAMIGGLAGGVYAGKAVFIEPNTFPFILSATILAAVVLGGSGNLPGVILGAFLIGWLPERFRDFADYRILVFGGVLVLMMALRPEGLLPSRRRKAELHEGTGGMGTMGAEVPGPDTDVSTTEAAK from the coding sequence ATGAAAGGCGACGAAGTGACGAGGCAAGAAACCCCCGCGAAGCGGGGCGGACTGAGCGCCGTCGGGCACGGCTTCGACCGGATGCGCGACTGGTGGGAGCACGCGAAGGTCTGGCAGCGCTACCTGGTCTACATCGCACTCGTGGTCGGCGCGCTGATCCTGCCCGCGCCGGCGATCGGGCAGTTCATGTCGCCCGGCTCCGACTGGACCACCGTGCTGGTCTACCCGATCGGCACCTACATCCTGCTGGCGGTCGGCCTCAACGTCGTCGTCGGCCAGGCCGGTCTGCTCGACCTCGGGTTCGTGGCGTTCTTCGCCATCGGCGGCTACTCGGTGGCCTACTACGGCACCCACTTCGGCTGGAACTACTGGGCGACGGTCGTCTTCGGCATCGCGCTCGCGGCCGTCTCGGGCGTCATCCTCGGCGCGCCGACGCTGCGGCTGCGCGGCGACTACCTGGCGATCGTGACGCTCGGCTTCGGTGAGATCGTCCGCATCACGGCGAACAACACCGACGAGATCGGTGGCGCCCGCGGCATCACCGGCGTCCCGCACCCGCCGCCCATCTTCGGCACCAAGTTCCTGCTCGACCCGGCGCCGTACTACTACCTGATGGTCGCGGCGATCGCCCTGGTCATCATCTTCTCGGTGCGGCTGCAGAAGTCGCGCGTGGGCCGGGCGTGGGCCGCGATCCGCGAGGACGAGGACGCCGCCGAGCTGATGGGCGTGCCGACGTTCAAGTTCAAGCTGCTCGCGTTCGCCATCGGCGCGATGATCGGCGGTCTGGCGGGCGGCGTCTACGCGGGCAAGGCCGTGTTCATCGAGCCGAACACGTTCCCGTTCATCCTGTCCGCGACGATCCTCGCCGCGGTCGTCCTGGGCGGCTCGGGCAACCTGCCCGGCGTCATCCTGGGCGCGTTCCTCATCGGCTGGCTGCCCGAGCGGTTCCGCGACTTCGCCGACTACCGCATCCTGGTCTTCGGCGGCGTGCTGGTGCTGATGATGGCGCTGCGGCCGGAGGGCCTGCTGCCGTCGCGGCGGCGCAAGGCGGAACTGCACGAAGGAACCGGCGGAATGGGCACCATGGGCGCCGAGGTCCCGGGTCCGGACACCGATGTCTCGACGACGGAGGCGGCCAAGTGA
- a CDS encoding ABC transporter ATP-binding protein, whose product MRFGGVVALREAKISIGEGEIFALIGPNGAGKTTVFNVVTGVYQPTEGQVLFNGERINGTKRFRITKKGIARTFQNIRLFHNMSALENVMVGADAHHKTGAIGATLNLPWHRKEEKRGRELARELLDFVGISARMTETAKNLPYGDQRRLEIARALATDPKLLLLDEPAAGMNPAEKIALQQLIRKIRDSGRTVLLIEHDMSLVMGVSDRVAVLDFGQLIAEGLPHEVQNNPKVIEAYLGVSEDAS is encoded by the coding sequence ATGCGCTTCGGCGGTGTCGTGGCACTGCGCGAGGCGAAGATCAGCATCGGCGAGGGCGAGATCTTCGCCCTGATCGGGCCGAACGGCGCGGGCAAGACCACCGTGTTCAACGTGGTCACCGGCGTGTACCAGCCCACCGAGGGCCAGGTGCTGTTCAACGGCGAGCGCATCAACGGCACCAAGCGCTTCCGCATCACCAAGAAGGGCATCGCCCGCACGTTCCAGAACATCCGGCTGTTCCACAACATGTCGGCGCTGGAGAACGTGATGGTCGGCGCGGACGCGCACCACAAGACCGGTGCCATCGGCGCCACGCTGAACCTGCCGTGGCACCGCAAGGAGGAGAAGCGCGGGCGCGAGCTGGCGCGGGAACTCCTGGACTTCGTCGGCATCTCCGCACGCATGACCGAGACCGCGAAGAACCTCCCCTACGGCGACCAGCGGCGCCTCGAGATCGCCCGCGCACTGGCCACCGACCCGAAGCTGCTGCTGCTCGACGAGCCCGCCGCCGGCATGAACCCGGCGGAGAAGATCGCGCTGCAGCAGCTGATCCGCAAGATCCGGGACAGCGGCCGGACCGTCTTGCTGATCGAGCACGACATGAGCCTGGTCATGGGCGTCAGCGACCGCGTCGCGGTGCTCGACTTCGGCCAGCTGATCGCAGAAGGGCTGCCGCACGAGGTGCAGAACAACCCGAAGGTCATCGAGGCGTACCTGGGGGTGTCCGAAGATGCTTCTTGA
- a CDS encoding ABC transporter ATP-binding protein, whose product MLLEVKDIHVHYGKIAAIKGLSLQVNEGEIVSLIGANGAGKTTTLKTISGLRPLSSGSIVFNGQDISKTPGHKRVQLGIGQSPEGRGVFPGMTVQENLLMGAYMRKDDLSADLEEVYGLFPRLAERKNQFGGTMSGGEQQMIAIGRALMTKPKVLLLDEPSMGLAPMLIAQIFEIIKEINKRGTTVLLVEQNAQQALKLSDRAYVLETGRVVKSAPGLDLLDDPQVRAAYLGGH is encoded by the coding sequence ATGCTTCTTGAGGTCAAGGACATCCACGTCCACTACGGCAAGATCGCCGCGATCAAGGGCTTGAGCCTGCAGGTCAACGAGGGTGAGATCGTCTCCCTGATCGGTGCCAACGGCGCCGGCAAGACCACCACCCTGAAGACCATCTCCGGCCTCCGCCCGCTGTCGTCGGGCAGCATCGTGTTCAACGGCCAGGACATCTCCAAGACCCCGGGCCACAAGCGCGTACAGCTGGGCATCGGCCAGTCACCGGAAGGCCGGGGCGTGTTCCCGGGCATGACGGTGCAGGAGAACCTGCTCATGGGCGCGTACATGCGCAAGGACGACCTGAGCGCGGACCTGGAAGAGGTCTACGGGTTGTTCCCGCGCCTGGCCGAGCGCAAGAACCAGTTCGGCGGCACCATGTCCGGCGGCGAGCAGCAGATGATCGCCATCGGCCGGGCACTGATGACCAAGCCCAAGGTCCTGCTCCTGGACGAGCCGTCCATGGGCCTGGCACCGATGCTGATCGCGCAGATCTTCGAGATCATCAAGGAGATCAACAAGCGCGGCACGACGGTCCTGCTGGTCGAGCAGAACGCCCAACAGGCGCTCAAGCTGTCCGACCGGGCGTACGTCCTGGAAACGGGCCGAGTGGTCAAGTCCGCACCGGGCTTGGACCTGTTGGACGACCCGCAGGTCCGGGCCGCTTACCTGGGCGGGCACTGA
- a CDS encoding DUF4352 domain-containing protein — MRWVLGIAAVLSVAVCTGCTDVPAASEPPPASASATYPVPNVPVRPDEKVLRVPTAGDGEVAFTLLGLTTELPSLVGSHAEMPASQGQFVRIRMSVINNGRSSVSFNARKHVLVDDKKKEYEVDLQAMLIKRQPDMLDLGANVRLEYDVYYDIPKDSKPLGIKVFGGPTLADPQDASGTEILLAQ; from the coding sequence GTGCGCTGGGTACTGGGAATCGCAGCGGTCCTGTCGGTGGCGGTGTGCACCGGGTGCACTGACGTGCCCGCGGCCTCCGAACCACCACCCGCGTCCGCGTCGGCGACCTACCCGGTACCCAACGTGCCGGTCCGGCCGGACGAGAAGGTGCTGCGGGTCCCCACGGCGGGCGACGGCGAGGTCGCGTTCACCCTGCTGGGCCTGACGACCGAACTGCCCAGCCTGGTCGGCAGCCACGCGGAGATGCCGGCGTCCCAGGGGCAGTTCGTGCGCATCCGGATGTCGGTGATCAACAACGGGCGCAGCAGCGTGTCGTTCAACGCGCGCAAGCACGTGCTGGTGGACGACAAGAAGAAGGAGTACGAGGTCGACCTCCAGGCGATGCTGATCAAGCGGCAGCCGGACATGCTGGACCTGGGCGCGAACGTGCGCCTGGAGTACGACGTGTACTACGACATCCCGAAGGACTCGAAGCCCCTGGGCATCAAGGTCTTCGGCGGCCCGACGCTCGCCGACCCCCAGGACGCCTCCGGCACGGAAATCCTCCTGGCCCAATAA
- a CDS encoding hotdog fold thioesterase — MTRMGIEITQWDADRLVGTMPVKGNRQPYGLLHGGANATLAETLGSIAAAMHAAPERIAVGLELSVTHHRGVADGMVTGVCTPIHRGRSTATYEIVITDDQGRRSCTARLTCFLREAPKV, encoded by the coding sequence ATGACCCGCATGGGCATCGAGATCACCCAATGGGATGCCGACCGACTCGTGGGCACCATGCCCGTCAAGGGCAACCGCCAGCCCTACGGCCTCCTCCACGGCGGCGCCAACGCCACCCTGGCCGAAACGCTGGGTTCCATCGCGGCGGCCATGCACGCGGCCCCGGAACGCATCGCCGTCGGCCTGGAACTGTCCGTGACCCACCACCGGGGCGTGGCGGACGGCATGGTGACCGGCGTGTGCACCCCGATCCACCGGGGCAGGTCCACGGCGACGTACGAGATCGTCATCACCGACGACCAGGGCCGGCGCTCGTGCACGGCGCGGCTTACCTGCTTCCTCAGGGAAGCGCCTAAGGTCTGA
- the polA gene encoding DNA polymerase I, whose product MSTSEASRLLLVDGHSMAYRAFFALPKENFQTGTGQTTNAVYGFTSMLINLLRDEQPTHIAVAFDVSRKTFRTEAYAEYKAGRSATPDEFKGQVSLIQDVLAALNIPTLEKDNYEADDVIATLTTQATALGYDVLICTGDRDALQLVNDKVTVLYPVKGVSEMARYTPELVLEKQGVTPALYADYAAVRGDSSDNLPNTPGVGPKTIVKLLNQFGSLDGLIDHVDEVPGKTGDAIRANLTNIMLNRQLTELVRDVELPVGPADLAAKPWDRDAVHRLFDELEFRVLRDRLFATLSTAEPEAEEGFEVSGGTIAPGALAAWLQQHARGGRVGLAFKHSGVDLEGLAFAGGEGGYVDVSALTEEDDRALAAWLADPAIPKAAHDLKLPLRALRARGWTLRGVTSDTALAAYLVRPGQRSFALDDLALRYLKRELRAEESDNGQLSLLADEDEEREKSAQTAIVRAFAVAELADALDAQLVETGQAHLLAELELPLMHVLDEVEAVGIAIDSEHLAALEAHFAAGVKQAAQDAYSVIGKEINLGSPKQLQTVLFDELNMPKTKKTKTGYTTDADALQNLLEATQHPFLQHLLAHRDVTRLKSTVDGLLKSVADDGRIHTTFHQTIAATGRLSSTDPNLQNIPIRTEEGRRIREAFVVGPGYAELMTADYSQIEMRIMAHLSEDEGLIEAFRSGEDLHTFVASRAFSVPTSEVTGEQRRRVKAMSYGLAYGLSEFGLAQQLRISTAEAREQKEAYFARFGGVRDYLHAVVEDARKKGYTETILGRRRYLPDLTSDNRQRREMAERMALNAPIQGSAADIIKVAMLGVFRALDEAGLRSRMLLQVHDELVLEIAEGEREAVEALVREQMGKAYELSVPMEVSVGVGRSWDDAAH is encoded by the coding sequence GTGAGCACTTCAGAAGCCTCCCGCCTGCTGCTGGTCGACGGCCACTCGATGGCCTACCGGGCGTTCTTCGCGCTGCCCAAGGAGAACTTCCAGACCGGCACGGGTCAGACCACCAACGCGGTCTACGGCTTCACCTCGATGCTGATCAACCTGCTGCGCGACGAGCAGCCCACGCACATCGCGGTCGCGTTCGACGTCTCCCGCAAGACCTTCCGCACCGAGGCCTACGCGGAGTACAAGGCTGGTCGCAGCGCGACACCGGACGAGTTCAAGGGGCAGGTCAGCCTCATCCAGGACGTGCTCGCCGCCCTGAACATCCCCACGCTGGAGAAGGACAACTACGAGGCCGACGACGTCATCGCCACGCTCACCACGCAGGCGACCGCGCTCGGCTACGACGTCCTCATCTGCACCGGCGACCGGGACGCGTTGCAGCTGGTCAACGACAAGGTGACGGTCCTGTACCCGGTCAAGGGCGTCTCCGAGATGGCCCGCTACACCCCTGAGCTGGTGCTGGAGAAGCAGGGCGTCACGCCCGCCCTCTACGCCGACTACGCGGCCGTGCGCGGCGACTCCTCGGACAACCTGCCCAACACGCCGGGCGTGGGTCCGAAGACGATCGTCAAGCTGCTCAACCAGTTCGGCTCGCTCGACGGCCTGATCGACCACGTGGACGAGGTGCCCGGCAAGACCGGTGACGCGATCCGGGCCAACCTGACCAACATCATGCTCAACCGGCAGCTCACCGAGCTGGTCCGGGACGTCGAGCTGCCGGTCGGGCCGGCCGACCTGGCGGCCAAGCCCTGGGACCGGGACGCGGTGCACCGGCTGTTCGACGAGCTGGAGTTCCGGGTCCTGCGCGACCGCCTCTTCGCCACCCTGTCCACCGCCGAGCCCGAGGCCGAGGAGGGCTTCGAGGTCTCCGGCGGCACCATCGCGCCCGGCGCGCTGGCCGCGTGGCTCCAGCAGCACGCCCGCGGCGGCCGGGTGGGGCTCGCGTTCAAGCACTCCGGTGTGGACCTGGAGGGGCTGGCGTTCGCGGGCGGCGAGGGCGGGTACGTCGACGTGTCCGCGTTGACCGAGGAGGACGACCGGGCGCTGGCCGCGTGGCTGGCCGACCCGGCCATCCCCAAGGCCGCCCACGACCTGAAGCTGCCGCTGCGCGCGTTGCGGGCCCGCGGGTGGACGCTGCGCGGGGTCACCAGTGACACCGCGCTGGCCGCGTACCTGGTCCGGCCGGGCCAGCGGTCCTTCGCGCTGGACGACCTCGCGCTGCGCTACCTCAAGCGGGAGCTGCGCGCGGAGGAGAGCGACAACGGCCAGCTGTCCCTGCTCGCCGACGAGGACGAGGAGCGCGAGAAGAGCGCCCAGACGGCCATCGTGCGGGCGTTCGCGGTGGCCGAGCTGGCCGACGCGCTGGACGCGCAGCTCGTGGAGACCGGTCAGGCGCACCTGCTGGCGGAGCTGGAGCTGCCGCTGATGCACGTGCTCGACGAGGTCGAGGCGGTCGGCATCGCGATCGACTCCGAGCACCTGGCGGCGTTGGAGGCGCACTTCGCGGCGGGCGTGAAGCAGGCCGCGCAGGACGCGTACTCGGTGATCGGCAAGGAGATCAACCTCGGCTCGCCCAAGCAGCTCCAGACGGTGCTGTTCGACGAGCTGAACATGCCGAAGACCAAGAAGACCAAGACGGGCTACACCACCGACGCGGACGCGCTGCAGAACCTGCTCGAGGCCACGCAGCACCCGTTCCTCCAGCACCTGCTGGCGCACCGGGACGTCACCCGCCTGAAGTCCACTGTGGACGGTTTGCTGAAGTCGGTCGCGGACGACGGCCGCATCCACACCACGTTCCACCAGACCATCGCCGCCACCGGTCGGCTCTCCTCGACGGACCCGAACCTCCAGAACATCCCGATCCGCACCGAGGAGGGCCGCCGCATCCGCGAGGCCTTCGTGGTAGGCCCGGGGTACGCGGAGCTGATGACCGCCGACTACAGCCAGATCGAGATGCGGATCATGGCCCACCTGTCCGAGGACGAGGGCCTGATCGAGGCGTTCCGGTCCGGTGAGGACCTGCACACGTTCGTCGCGTCGCGGGCGTTCTCCGTGCCGACCTCGGAGGTGACGGGGGAGCAGCGCCGGCGGGTCAAGGCGATGTCCTACGGCCTCGCGTACGGGCTGTCGGAGTTCGGCCTGGCCCAGCAGCTGCGGATCTCCACCGCCGAGGCGCGCGAGCAGAAGGAGGCGTACTTCGCCCGCTTCGGCGGCGTGCGCGACTACCTGCACGCCGTGGTCGAGGACGCCCGCAAGAAGGGCTACACCGAGACCATCCTCGGCCGCCGCCGCTACCTGCCCGACCTGACCAGCGACAACCGCCAGCGCCGCGAGATGGCCGAGCGGATGGCGCTCAACGCCCCGATCCAGGGCTCGGCCGCGGACATCATCAAGGTGGCCATGCTCGGGGTGTTCCGGGCGCTGGACGAGGCCGGCCTGCGGTCCCGGATGCTGCTCCAGGTGCACGACGAACTGGTGCTGGAGATCGCGGAGGGCGAGCGCGAGGCGGTCGAGGCCCTGGTCCGGGAGCAGATGGGCAAGGCCTACGAGCTGTCGGTGCCGATGGAGGTCTCGGTCGGCGTGGGCCGCTCCTGGGACGACGCCGCCCACTAG
- a CDS encoding winged helix-turn-helix transcriptional regulator produces the protein MSRVKVVDELCTLSLPAALLGERWTLLLLRQAFLGTRRFEDFQSAMDISRSVLTERLATFVDEGILRRVPYKDSRTRYEYRLTEKGLDLYPVLMALRKWGDKWMAPADGTSFDLHHKDCGGDVDVKVECTACGENLGARDVRVTRLR, from the coding sequence ATGTCCCGCGTGAAGGTCGTCGACGAGCTGTGCACGTTGTCGCTGCCCGCCGCCCTGCTGGGTGAGCGGTGGACGCTGCTGCTGCTCCGGCAGGCGTTCCTCGGGACGCGCCGCTTCGAGGACTTCCAGTCCGCGATGGACATCTCGCGCAGCGTGCTCACCGAGCGGCTGGCGACCTTCGTCGACGAGGGCATCCTGCGCCGGGTCCCGTACAAGGACTCCCGCACCCGCTACGAGTACCGGCTGACCGAGAAGGGCCTGGACCTCTACCCGGTGCTGATGGCGCTGCGGAAGTGGGGCGACAAGTGGATGGCCCCGGCGGACGGCACGTCGTTCGACCTGCACCACAAGGACTGCGGCGGCGACGTGGACGTGAAGGTCGAGTGCACGGCGTGCGGCGAGAACCTCGGCGCGCGGGACGTGCGAGTCACCCGCCTGCGCTGA
- a CDS encoding GNAT family N-acetyltransferase translates to MTTVRVLDRAGAGAAVDAVFEGLSAQSRYLRFHAPMPRLTASMRRQLTDLDGWQRAAVVAECGQKAVGIARLAATSGGCAEMAVAVVDRWQRKGIGTRLITALGNLAVELDYSALTGDILHENLAMMALVRRAFPGARLEPTEDEVVRVTYPLTFTLTHEELVADLRW, encoded by the coding sequence ATGACCACCGTTCGCGTGCTCGACCGTGCCGGGGCGGGCGCCGCCGTCGACGCGGTGTTCGAAGGGCTCTCCGCGCAGAGCCGCTACCTGCGGTTCCACGCCCCCATGCCGCGCCTGACCGCGTCCATGCGCCGCCAGTTGACCGACCTGGACGGCTGGCAGCGGGCCGCCGTCGTCGCCGAGTGCGGCCAGAAAGCGGTCGGAATCGCTCGATTGGCCGCCACCAGCGGTGGGTGCGCCGAGATGGCCGTCGCCGTGGTGGACCGGTGGCAGCGCAAGGGGATCGGCACGCGCCTGATCACCGCCCTGGGCAACCTCGCCGTCGAGCTGGACTACTCCGCGCTGACCGGCGACATCCTGCACGAGAACCTGGCGATGATGGCGCTGGTCCGCCGCGCCTTCCCGGGCGCGCGCCTGGAACCCACCGAGGACGAGGTGGTCCGCGTGACCTACCCGCTCACCTTCACGCTCACCCACGAGGAGCTGGTGGCGGACTTGCGCTGGTGA
- a CDS encoding alpha/beta hydrolase family protein: protein MRKVLGLTAVLVLLLATPPASASPPSDQPLPGYTIDNPPLPPANVGGQPSRVLQGVHEHAAYTIEVPPRWNGRLAMWAHGYRGASTVLTVDPPAYGLRQKLLDQGFAWAASSYYANNYDVKAGVESTHDLAQEFAKLVDKPKDVFLLGVSMGGHVTGRSLEQYPHFYKGALPMCGVLGDHELFDFFLDYQVVAQALAGIDAYPLPDDYLTAVVPRIKDALGLNGTPNDLGKQFAQVVVNRSGGPRPGAEAAFGFWKDFLFQLSATSTGDALSTDPSQVATNVLTRYAPNAPVDLNARVERVYPENVKARLTPKLTEVPRIAGRPTAPVLSLHDLGDLFVPFSMEQQYRRDVLLHGRGDALVQRAIRAVNHCEFSPAEAGAAWDDLVRWVDTGKRPEGDVVDDPAVVAAPTYGCRFTDPTAYGTGSRRLFPAC, encoded by the coding sequence ATGCGAAAGGTACTCGGGTTGACCGCGGTCCTGGTGCTCCTCCTCGCAACACCCCCCGCCTCGGCGTCGCCGCCGTCGGACCAGCCGCTCCCCGGGTACACGATCGACAACCCGCCGCTGCCACCCGCGAACGTCGGCGGACAGCCCAGCCGCGTGCTGCAAGGCGTCCACGAGCACGCCGCCTACACCATCGAGGTCCCGCCGCGGTGGAACGGCCGACTGGCCATGTGGGCGCACGGCTACCGCGGCGCGAGCACCGTGCTCACCGTCGACCCGCCCGCCTACGGCCTGCGCCAGAAGCTGCTCGACCAGGGCTTCGCGTGGGCGGCGTCGAGCTACTACGCCAACAACTACGACGTGAAGGCCGGCGTCGAGAGCACCCACGACCTCGCGCAGGAGTTCGCGAAGCTGGTCGACAAGCCCAAGGACGTCTTCCTGCTCGGCGTCTCCATGGGCGGCCACGTCACCGGGCGCTCGCTGGAGCAGTACCCGCACTTCTACAAGGGCGCGCTGCCGATGTGCGGCGTGCTCGGCGACCACGAGCTGTTCGACTTCTTCCTGGACTACCAGGTGGTCGCCCAGGCCCTCGCCGGCATCGACGCCTACCCGCTGCCCGACGACTACCTCACCGCCGTCGTGCCGCGCATCAAGGACGCCCTCGGCCTCAACGGCACGCCCAACGACCTCGGCAAGCAGTTCGCGCAGGTCGTGGTCAACCGGTCCGGCGGTCCCCGGCCCGGCGCGGAGGCGGCGTTCGGGTTCTGGAAGGACTTCCTGTTCCAGCTGTCCGCCACCAGCACCGGCGACGCGCTGTCCACCGACCCGAGCCAGGTGGCGACCAACGTGCTCACCCGGTACGCGCCGAACGCACCGGTCGACCTCAACGCCCGCGTCGAGCGCGTGTACCCGGAGAACGTCAAGGCCCGGCTGACGCCGAAGCTCACCGAGGTGCCGCGCATCGCCGGCCGCCCGACGGCGCCCGTGCTGTCCCTGCACGACCTCGGCGACCTGTTCGTGCCGTTCTCGATGGAGCAGCAGTACCGGCGGGACGTGCTGCTGCACGGCCGCGGCGACGCCCTCGTGCAGCGCGCCATCCGGGCGGTCAACCACTGCGAGTTCAGCCCGGCCGAGGCGGGCGCGGCCTGGGACGACCTGGTGAGGTGGGTGGACACCGGCAAGCGGCCGGAGGGCGACGTCGTGGACGACCCGGCGGTGGTGGCGGCACCCACCTACGGGTGCCGGTTCACCGACCCGACCGCCTACGGCACCGGCAGCCGCAGGCTGTTCCCCGCCTGCTGA